In the Thunnus albacares chromosome 10, fThuAlb1.1, whole genome shotgun sequence genome, CCGGGATCACCGATAACCCCGGACATCTGTTGTTTCCAGGACTTCACGACCAGGGGGTGAGCCACACTTCACCGAGTGGACATGTAGTTAACAGCCAAATGCATCTTGGCTTACGCGGGGACATTTTCGGAAGACCTGATCCGTACCGTCCGGTCGCAAGCCCTCGGACGGACCCCTACGGGGCTCAGCTCCACAACTACAACCATCCTATCAATATGAACATGGGGATGAATGTGCCGACACACCACGGTCCAGGGGCCTTCTTTAGATACATGAGGCAGCCGATAAAACAAGAATTATCCTGCAAATGGATAGACGAAAACCAGATGAACAGACCCAAAAAGACTTGTGATAGGACTTTCAGCACCATGCACGAGATGGTCACTCATGTGTCCATGGAGCACGTCGGCGGCCCCGAGCAGAGCAACCACATCTGTTACTGGGAGGACTGCCCGAGAGAAGGGAAATCTTTTAAGGCCAAGTACAAACTCGTCAACCACATCCGTGTGCACACGGGCGAGAAACCGTTCCCATGCCCGTTCCCCGGATGTGGGAAAATATTCGCCAGATCGGAAAATTTGAAAATCCACAAAAGAACACATACAGGTAGGCATCAACAATACGGTGTAGCCTAATGGTGTGCGTAAAATAACATTTAGAGCGCGTAGCTATTCAGAATAGAAGTGCTGTGCCTTAGATATTGTTTCAGAGTGCTCCAAAAATGTGggtgcatgtttttgttgtttacaaGAACCATTTGAGAACTTGGTCCCACATTTAACACGCTGAATAGTTCTTAGTGTTGCTCTCAAAttgttgtttgtgctgttttttctttttctttttctaagcACTCTGATAAATCAGCTGTGGCTCAATAATGCACAAAAATGTGATGTAGTTCCCTCGAACAACTTTGGTGTGTTGTTAAGTCTCATTAATACGTGTAGCTTTTGTGCAGAGGAGTTGTGTGTATTCACTCCTTATACTGTGTATAACGATAGACACTTTACTCACTTGTCAAAGTTTAAGTGTGGTTCTATTAGCTGTGTTAGGCTATTTAGGCAGACTAAGCACTCTATGCTTTATGTGCGTCATGTACAATTGCTATTAATCATTTTCTGCCCGTGTTTATATTTCTCGCCCTTGTTCACCCATTACATAGTGCAGAAAATGCCCTGTTGATTCAGTGTTTACTATATAAGAGCAGACGCACAGTGCAGGCTAGTAGTAGCATGAAGGAGCAGGCCTCTTGAATAAATAAAGCCTGACAGAGCAGCGTGTAGTAGTGGAGCTGTATCCATGTCTCCCCGAAAATGTAGGTTACTCTGTTATATAATAGGCTGCAGTCTGCAGACAATTTACATCTCCGGGCTTCTGGGTTTACAGGTGGTGTTACAATGGGAGTTTGTTTGTGGACTATTGGAGTAATTCacggttgtgtgtgtgcgtatgtgtgtgtgtgtttaatccTGCAGGTGAGAAGCCGTTTAAGTGTGAATTTGATGGCTGTGACAGACGTTTCGCCAACAGCAGCGACAGGAAAAagcacatgcatgtgcacacatcaGACAAGCCATACATCTGCAAAGTGTGCGACAAGTCATACACACACCCCAGCTCTCTCAGGAAACACATGAAGGTAATTAACGTCTTCATTACTCcttaaacacattaacacacacatacacacacatacacacacacacacgcacatacacgcACAGACACTCCACCACCCCCCACAGACAGGGACTATCACAACTTCAGGCACTTTTTAAGTTGCAATATCACTGtcacactgcaaaaaaacacaatttgagATGCATTTAATCTATTAAGGGAACTTAAAATCTTAGTTTAACTTAACTGAAATATAGTAACACGTGGGTTGTGCGTATTCCACTTGTAGTCATTCTTTGATACTACACTcacattttcctctttgttttgtttaataaagTAGCGtctttcaaagaaaaaaaatagttatgcatccactgatatttttttaaaaacccatTTACTTTTAAGGAAAACTACATTTTTAGATAAACACAAACTGCATGTTGATGTGGGtacttttttttgcagtgcaaaAGATGCCGTACCTGTTTGAAGTTTGCTGTGCTGTTAAAGTTGCCCTAAATCCAGACTTAATCTCCTCTATCAAGCCACTTTAAATGCACATTGAGGATTAATGAATAGTATGATTCAGTGTCAGCGACTGACTGTTCATGTCGcccttgctttttttttttttttttttgcaggtacATGAGTCTCAAGGATCTGAATCGTCTCCAGCAGCAAGCTCCGGTTACGAGTCGTCCACACCGCCAGTGCTGGTTTCAGCCACCACCGAGGACCCGACAAAAACACCGCCGTCAGCCGTGCAAAACACGTCTGGTCACAGCGAAGGACTGGCACCCAACTTTAATGAATGGTACGTTTGAAGTCAGAAGAACAAACTCTCTTCTCAATGTGGACTACGGGGTTGAGGATAAatgaggattaaaaaaaaaaaaaccttaaaaactATTCctgttcacacttcacacacacacacaaacacatacacacacgctctctccaacacacacacacacacactctctctctctcacacacacacacacacaaacactgtcagacacacacaaatgggATTTtgggacaacaacaacaggagatGAGAGCAAAAGCCAGCACCAAGCAGGCCACGTCCGTTCTCAGGATCACGAAATTTGACTTTTATTCCGCAGTTTTGAGGAAATCAAATCAATCACGAATAAAACAAAAACGTAATACTTTCTcagtataaataaatgttttttttatcttttagttTACAGATTTCAGgaaaaaattgttttatttttcattttatgtattttctcaaatttttatttaaaaaaaagaataaaaaggaaGATTATTTCACGCTGTTTTATATGAAGGTGACGCGCTGTTGTCGCCTCTTCAATTGATTGTTGGAACTTCAAACAGTCTTAAGAAACGTGCCAAAGTCTTTGTCATGAActtgaacacagaaaaaaaaaaatcataaataaatattatactCGTGAATGTATTTCCTTGTTTGATGGGGTCGAATCTGTTGTCAACGTCCGTTTTCAGGTGGAGAAATGTGGTATTAGGTTACGATTGTTACCGTTGAATATAACGTTGCCTTTTGTTAATACCGTTGTAAATACATATCCATGATGCCATATTTATCaatttgtaatttaattatGGGTATAAGTTCTGAAACTTAAATGATATTTATGGAAATGTTTTCTAACAAGAACTGTACAGTTTTGGTCATAACCAGCTTAACATTGAACAAATGATAAACTCTAAAGCTCCAACATCGCGATTGTatccttctgtttttttgtttgtttgtttttttttcttttcttttctttttaaccaATAGGCCTACATGTGTCTTATTTGGATCGAAGAAATCATCTATATGAATATTATGGATTTGTCTATAGTATATAATGCAGATATTTCCgtcacttttattttgtttatgagACCATTGACATGTAAATCATTGACTTTGTAGAACTGAGTTCAGTTGAGCTGAGAAGCTATAAAACGGTTCTGTTGATATCTTTATTTTTGGTTaaatttcaacttttttgtgtattttacttttatagaATCAGAAATAGATGTCAATTCGTAGCATAAACTCagtattgaaaaaaataaacccaTCAGCCTATTGCACTCTTCCTATAGACGAGTGTAAAGTTCATGATTTCCAAATCAAGGTGACAGTATTTTGAGTCTTTCAAATTCGGGTCAAGCGCCCAAATATATGCGCCTGTATGGCAATCTTTATAGTTCCAGCAATGTCTTTGTGCAagtatgtttaaatgtgtgcatCGGCAACAATGGAACTGTCACAACACAGTatcttcaaaaataaaaaaagttttttgtctgtcagcttgcattgttttaaatgtaattcttCTGTGAAACTAAGCGTGTTATTTGTTGTGGTGTTGC is a window encoding:
- the zic3 gene encoding zinc finger protein ZIC 3, producing the protein MTMLLDSGPQFASLGMGGFGTPRHHEIGNRDPSLGLNPFTDSSHSAAFKISPVAHDIASSQTSAFTPQATGYAAALGHSHGGQVGSYGGGAFNSTRDFLFRNRSVGESTAPSAQHGIFAASAGSLHGPPGITDNPGHLLFPGLHDQGVSHTSPSGHVVNSQMHLGLRGDIFGRPDPYRPVASPRTDPYGAQLHNYNHPINMNMGMNVPTHHGPGAFFRYMRQPIKQELSCKWIDENQMNRPKKTCDRTFSTMHEMVTHVSMEHVGGPEQSNHICYWEDCPREGKSFKAKYKLVNHIRVHTGEKPFPCPFPGCGKIFARSENLKIHKRTHTGEKPFKCEFDGCDRRFANSSDRKKHMHVHTSDKPYICKVCDKSYTHPSSLRKHMKVHESQGSESSPAASSGYESSTPPVLVSATTEDPTKTPPSAVQNTSGHSEGLAPNFNEWYV